A genomic region of Desulfomonile tiedjei contains the following coding sequences:
- a CDS encoding 4-hydroxy-tetrahydrodipicolinate synthase, with product MLSGALTAIVTPFRNGQVDEGALKGLIRFGIDGGISGLVPCGTTGESPTLSHEEHNRVVEITVKEVAGQVKVIAGTGSNSTEEAISLTKHAKAVGADGALLVSPYYNKPTQEGLYQHFKTVAETVDLPIVLYNIQGRTGVNIENSTVQRLSRVPNIVGVKEASGSILQMSEVLRLCGPDFDVLSGDDQMTFPLMALGGKGVISVVTNIVPDRMSKLVAAMLNGEVEKARSMHFDIYELCQAMFLETNPIPVKAALGLMGKLEPEFRLPLCSPSEANMAKLRTVLEKYGIL from the coding sequence ATGTTATCAGGAGCCCTTACTGCAATAGTGACGCCTTTCCGAAACGGTCAAGTGGACGAGGGCGCGCTCAAGGGATTGATCCGCTTCGGTATTGACGGGGGAATCAGCGGACTGGTTCCCTGCGGGACCACTGGCGAGTCACCAACCCTGAGCCACGAAGAGCACAATCGCGTTGTGGAAATCACTGTCAAGGAAGTGGCAGGTCAGGTCAAGGTGATCGCTGGAACGGGTTCCAACAGTACGGAAGAAGCGATCAGCCTCACAAAGCATGCAAAGGCCGTAGGCGCTGATGGGGCCCTACTTGTCTCTCCTTACTACAACAAGCCGACCCAGGAAGGACTGTACCAGCACTTCAAGACTGTGGCCGAGACCGTAGACCTCCCTATCGTGCTGTACAACATTCAGGGCCGGACAGGTGTCAACATTGAGAATTCCACCGTCCAGAGGCTGTCGCGGGTCCCTAATATCGTCGGGGTGAAAGAGGCGTCCGGTTCGATACTCCAGATGAGCGAGGTCCTCAGGCTTTGCGGCCCGGATTTCGACGTGCTCTCGGGCGATGACCAGATGACGTTTCCCCTGATGGCGCTGGGCGGAAAGGGTGTCATCTCGGTGGTGACCAACATCGTCCCTGACAGAATGTCAAAGCTGGTGGCGGCCATGCTCAACGGTGAAGTGGAAAAGGCGCGATCCATGCACTTTGATATATATGAGCTTTGCCAGGCCATGTTCCTTGAGACCAACCCGATTCCGGTCAAGGCCGCGCTCGGTCTCATGGGTAAACTAGAACCGGAATTCAGACTCCCGTTATGCTCACCCTCAGAGGCCAACATGGCCAAGCTGAGGACGGTCCTGGAGAAATACGGAATCCTTTGA
- a CDS encoding 4-hydroxy-tetrahydrodipicolinate reductase — translation MKVAVSGAAGRMGKRILALAHDHPEMEIVGALDSAQNQALGKDAGENAGLGKIGVPITSDVQDVLENCDVLIDFSFPGASVEHIKTAAEMGKAIVVGTTGFSVEQRKEIEEVGPRTRCLVAPNMSMGVNLLFSLAGSVAQTLGGDYDVEIIEAHHRMKKDAPSGTANKLAEVISEALGRDLQTAGVYGRHGLVGERKASEIGVMAVRGGDIVGDHTVMFVTNGERIELVHRAHTRGAFAKGAIRAALWLVSQPNGLYDMMDVLGLKEKK, via the coding sequence ATGAAAGTAGCTGTCAGCGGCGCCGCAGGGCGCATGGGAAAAAGAATTCTTGCTCTGGCGCATGACCATCCCGAAATGGAAATCGTCGGCGCTTTGGACTCGGCTCAGAATCAGGCTCTGGGAAAGGACGCGGGAGAAAATGCGGGCTTAGGCAAAATAGGGGTGCCCATTACCAGCGACGTCCAAGACGTGCTGGAGAATTGTGATGTCTTGATAGACTTCTCTTTTCCCGGTGCCTCGGTCGAACACATCAAGACAGCCGCGGAAATGGGTAAAGCCATCGTTGTCGGCACCACCGGGTTCTCTGTCGAGCAACGCAAAGAGATTGAGGAAGTAGGACCTCGCACAAGATGCTTGGTCGCTCCGAATATGAGCATGGGGGTAAATCTCCTGTTCAGCCTGGCCGGTAGCGTGGCGCAGACCTTGGGCGGCGACTACGATGTAGAAATCATTGAGGCGCATCACAGGATGAAGAAGGATGCCCCGAGCGGCACAGCAAACAAGCTCGCGGAAGTGATCTCCGAGGCCCTTGGAAGAGACCTGCAAACCGCGGGTGTGTACGGGCGCCACGGCCTTGTCGGTGAACGCAAGGCCTCCGAGATCGGCGTAATGGCAGTGAGGGGCGGCGATATTGTTGGGGACCATACGGTGATGTTCGTCACCAACGGTGAGCGCATCGAGCTTGTCCACAGGGCGCACACTCGCGGTGCTTTTGCCAAAGGAGCGATTCGGGCGGCTCTGTGGTTGGTTTCTCAACCGAACGGTCTGTATGACATGATGGACGTTCTTGGATTAAAGGAAAAGAAATGA
- a CDS encoding fumarylacetoacetate hydrolase family protein: MKIARFKIDDRVLDGKVEGDTLVPLATDTSAWAHQIGKVQLLAPCQPTKIVAVGLNYRDHAEEVNLPLPEEPLLFLKPASSVIGNGDGIILPPQSKRVDYEAELAIVIDKTARNVTLEQARNYIRGYTCLNDVTARDLQGKDGQWTRAKGFDTFCPIGPWIETEIDPSDLKIELFLNGDRKQASRTSNLIFNPFRLVEFISGIMTLLPGDVIATGTTSGIGPMKDGDKVEVRIEGIGSLINKVF; this comes from the coding sequence ATGAAGATTGCCAGATTCAAAATTGACGATCGGGTTCTCGATGGGAAGGTGGAGGGTGACACGCTCGTGCCCCTCGCAACTGACACTTCAGCGTGGGCGCACCAAATCGGCAAAGTGCAATTGCTCGCTCCATGCCAACCTACCAAGATAGTTGCAGTTGGACTCAATTACAGGGATCATGCGGAAGAGGTGAATTTGCCCCTACCTGAAGAGCCGCTCCTCTTCTTGAAACCTGCCTCAAGTGTGATCGGTAACGGGGACGGGATCATTTTGCCTCCTCAGAGCAAGAGGGTGGACTACGAAGCCGAGCTGGCCATCGTGATAGACAAGACAGCCAGGAATGTAACCCTGGAGCAAGCCCGGAACTACATAAGAGGCTATACATGCCTCAATGACGTGACCGCGCGAGACCTGCAAGGCAAGGACGGACAATGGACCCGGGCTAAAGGTTTCGACACCTTCTGTCCCATAGGCCCTTGGATAGAAACGGAAATCGATCCGTCGGATTTGAAGATAGAGTTGTTCCTGAACGGCGATCGCAAACAGGCGTCCAGGACTTCCAACCTCATATTCAACCCTTTCCGGTTGGTGGAATTCATATCGGGGATCATGACGCTGCTGCCGGGCGATGTTATCGCCACCGGCACCACCTCGGGGATAGGGCCCATGAAAGATGGGGACAAGGTGGAGGTCAGAATCGAAGGCATAGGTTCCTTGATCAACAAGGTTTTCTGA
- the folK gene encoding 2-amino-4-hydroxy-6-hydroxymethyldihydropteridine diphosphokinase — translation MAYIGFGANLGDRRAKFDAALEALNLMPATTVRGHSRLYETEPEGLTDGGQNFLNAAIAVETDLAPADLMSAIRDVELRLGKSRGHRSDLSRVIDLDLLLYANKQVKEGSLEVPHPRMHRRAFVLAPLAEIAPEAVHPVLGSTVRDLLGLLSREDTEKAQPIVDCPSGPERRTK, via the coding sequence ATGGCGTACATCGGATTCGGGGCCAACTTGGGCGACAGAAGAGCCAAGTTTGACGCAGCGCTCGAAGCGCTCAATTTGATGCCCGCGACAACGGTCAGGGGACATTCGCGCCTTTACGAGACTGAACCTGAGGGTCTCACGGACGGCGGCCAGAATTTCCTGAATGCAGCTATAGCTGTCGAGACTGACCTGGCGCCGGCGGACTTGATGTCGGCCATCAGAGACGTTGAGTTACGGCTGGGGAAATCACGCGGACATCGCAGTGATTTGTCGCGCGTGATCGACTTGGACCTGCTTCTGTACGCGAACAAGCAAGTGAAGGAAGGATCGTTGGAGGTACCCCATCCGCGGATGCACCGCAGGGCCTTTGTGCTGGCGCCGTTGGCCGAGATCGCACCCGAGGCTGTGCATCCGGTACTGGGTTCTACTGTGCGTGACTTGTTGGGTCTCCTCTCTCGGGAGGACACCGAAAAAGCGCAACCGATCGTGGACTGTCCAAGTGGGCCGGAGCGGCGCACGAAATGA
- a CDS encoding response regulator: MKTSVENATILIADDSEILNNMLKDVFEENGFEVVQAFDGEECRSIFLRKHPDLAFVDIHMPKIDGIEMLRYIKERDRRTLVVMMTGVGSEQTAVRAMKLGADDYLTKPFGIDEVVALATKLLERRQAADENVRLKKEIHRAERYLAHLATIINEAIITTDQQGRIQFTNRAVSDLWGYSSDELKDQDIHFLIRGQARTLLSRDIVKETIREGKLEGEFHFRKKDKGTFPGYLSSSVIKEKGQVRGIVTVVADLTRLYEVERRLKQSEKLAALGKVVEGIAHEVRNSLTSLGGFALRLRKITTGDPQCAQYTGIILDDVSRLEKMVADIEEYVRFSKFYTFRYEKTDLLPVVESARDRAVRELPSRLVERVSFSLVADENLPHVLADSVAIEEVFFNLILNAYEAMPRGGRVKATLRNINSAVSVAFTDTGAGIRDEDLTDIFNPFFTSKTTGAGMGLSKAYLLVEEHRGAINVRSEPGKGTTVEVLLPVDRLMTGLFSWETESHGGPFR, encoded by the coding sequence ATGAAAACCAGCGTGGAAAACGCAACCATACTCATTGCGGACGATTCCGAGATCTTGAACAACATGCTGAAGGATGTGTTCGAGGAGAACGGGTTTGAAGTTGTTCAGGCTTTCGACGGGGAGGAATGCAGGAGCATCTTTCTCAGGAAGCACCCGGATCTGGCTTTTGTTGACATTCACATGCCCAAGATCGATGGCATTGAAATGCTCCGTTACATCAAAGAAAGAGACCGCCGAACCCTTGTTGTCATGATGACGGGCGTAGGCTCGGAGCAGACCGCGGTCAGGGCGATGAAACTCGGAGCGGATGACTACCTGACCAAGCCTTTCGGGATAGACGAAGTAGTGGCCTTAGCCACGAAATTGTTGGAGCGGCGGCAAGCGGCCGATGAAAATGTGCGACTGAAAAAGGAGATCCACCGCGCTGAAAGGTACCTGGCACACCTTGCTACGATCATCAACGAAGCAATCATCACCACGGATCAGCAAGGGAGAATCCAGTTTACCAACAGGGCGGTCTCGGACCTGTGGGGGTACTCGAGCGACGAGTTGAAGGACCAGGATATACATTTCCTCATACGGGGGCAAGCGAGAACGCTCCTTTCCCGTGACATTGTGAAAGAGACCATTCGAGAAGGAAAGCTGGAAGGTGAATTCCATTTCAGAAAGAAAGATAAGGGGACCTTTCCCGGCTACCTGTCATCATCGGTAATAAAGGAAAAAGGACAGGTTCGCGGAATTGTGACGGTTGTGGCGGATTTGACGAGGCTTTACGAGGTTGAAAGGCGGCTTAAACAATCCGAAAAACTGGCTGCTCTCGGCAAGGTTGTGGAAGGGATCGCACATGAAGTGAGGAACTCCCTGACATCGTTGGGCGGGTTTGCCCTCCGCTTGCGCAAGATTACAACCGGCGATCCTCAATGTGCTCAATACACCGGTATCATTCTCGACGACGTTTCCCGCCTGGAGAAGATGGTTGCGGATATCGAGGAATACGTCCGCTTCTCCAAGTTCTACACCTTCCGTTACGAAAAGACAGACCTTTTACCCGTGGTTGAGAGCGCCAGGGACAGGGCGGTCCGAGAGCTTCCTTCGCGGTTGGTGGAGAGAGTGTCTTTTAGCCTGGTTGCCGACGAGAATCTTCCGCATGTCCTCGCGGATTCCGTTGCCATCGAGGAGGTTTTTTTCAATCTGATTCTGAACGCGTACGAGGCCATGCCTCGCGGGGGGAGAGTGAAGGCAACACTGCGGAACATCAACTCCGCGGTTTCCGTCGCGTTTACGGATACGGGCGCGGGTATCCGCGACGAAGACCTGACGGACATATTCAACCCCTTCTTCACCTCCAAGACCACCGGCGCAGGAATGGGGTTGAGCAAAGCCTATCTTCTGGTGGAAGAGCACAGGGGCGCGATAAACGTGCGATCCGAACCCGGAAAGGGGACCACCGTGGAGGTTCTTTTGCCTGTGGACAGGTTAATGACCGGGCTATTTTCCTGGGAAACGGAATCGCACGGCGGACCCTTCAGATAG
- a CDS encoding lytic transglycosylase domain-containing protein: MSEDGSQPMVQFAIQGKPKSLDEIVSEIASKFQIEASLVKAIIVAESNCNPSAVSRKGAQGLMQLMPSTAKVLKVDKPLDPRENIIGGVKYIKGLLASYGDLRLALAAYNAGPGTVQKYAGIPPYRETIDYVKRVIAHYKKFKKDPTLRLAEN; encoded by the coding sequence ATGAGTGAAGACGGCTCACAGCCGATGGTACAGTTTGCAATACAGGGCAAACCGAAAAGCCTCGATGAAATCGTTTCGGAAATCGCCTCGAAATTCCAGATTGAGGCCAGCCTGGTCAAGGCGATCATCGTCGCGGAATCCAATTGCAACCCATCGGCTGTCTCCCGCAAAGGGGCCCAGGGGCTGATGCAACTCATGCCCTCGACGGCCAAGGTTTTGAAAGTGGACAAACCGCTCGACCCGCGCGAAAACATCATCGGCGGCGTCAAATACATAAAGGGCCTATTGGCTTCGTACGGAGACCTTCGCCTGGCCCTGGCGGCATATAACGCCGGACCGGGAACAGTTCAGAAATATGCAGGAATCCCGCCATACAGGGAGACCATAGACTATGTGAAGAGGGTCATCGCGCATTACAAGAAATTCAAGAAGGATCCCACTCTTCGTCTGGCGGAGAATTGA
- the pgsA gene encoding CDP-diacylglycerol--glycerol-3-phosphate 3-phosphatidyltransferase, producing the protein MKRHLPNFLTLGRMVLVPPIVALLFFPGRVPSAIAGCLFLLASLTDFFDGFIARRFEVESSFGRFLDPIADKVLVTSALIMLISLGRVEAWIVMLIISREIAVSALRAITKAWDTTLKPSPVGKLKAVFQFSAVVPLIVHYEYDLVIPINFHLIGTVLLYVALVLTIWSGLDYFFRFYREYQVREGGDEF; encoded by the coding sequence ATGAAAAGACATTTGCCTAACTTTCTTACTCTAGGGAGGATGGTTCTGGTTCCTCCGATCGTCGCGTTGCTGTTTTTTCCCGGCAGGGTCCCGTCGGCAATCGCGGGGTGCCTATTCCTGCTGGCCTCCCTTACCGATTTCTTTGACGGCTTCATTGCGCGGCGTTTCGAGGTGGAATCCTCATTCGGCCGCTTCCTCGATCCCATTGCCGATAAAGTTCTGGTCACCTCCGCGCTGATCATGCTCATATCATTGGGGCGAGTGGAAGCCTGGATCGTAATGCTCATCATTTCGAGGGAAATTGCCGTGAGTGCGCTGAGGGCGATTACCAAGGCGTGGGATACTACGCTCAAACCCAGCCCGGTGGGCAAGCTCAAAGCAGTATTTCAATTCTCGGCCGTTGTCCCGTTGATCGTTCATTACGAATACGACCTGGTCATACCTATCAATTTCCACCTGATCGGGACTGTGCTCCTATACGTGGCTTTGGTGCTCACAATATGGTCGGGTCTGGATTATTTCTTCCGATTTTACAGGGAATACCAAGTTAGAGAAGGCGGGGACGAATTCTGA
- a CDS encoding type II toxin-antitoxin system Phd/YefM family antitoxin, which produces MLLHPQIIEKEGKKEFVVLPYEEFLKIQETLEDFEDLRELRREREESIDKPSRSLREIGKELGFEPE; this is translated from the coding sequence ATGCTGTTGCATCCACAAATAATCGAAAAGGAAGGGAAAAAGGAATTTGTCGTTCTGCCTTACGAAGAGTTTCTGAAAATCCAGGAGACTTTGGAGGACTTTGAGGACCTTCGTGAATTGAGAAGGGAACGAGAAGAATCGATAGACAAGCCCTCCAGAAGTCTTAGAGAAATCGGGAAGGAACTCGGTTTTGAGCCGGAATAG
- a CDS encoding type II toxin-antitoxin system RelE/ParE family toxin, with protein sequence MRYTVELKPKAEKDLKAMPKDESRGMYDPLLALESGLLGDVKKLTDHWPEYRLRIGNWRALFDIEGDKIVVCRIRHRREAHR encoded by the coding sequence ATGAGATATACTGTCGAACTGAAGCCTAAGGCTGAGAAGGACCTGAAGGCTATGCCAAAGGACGAGTCTCGCGGTATGTACGACCCCTTGTTAGCTCTTGAGAGCGGGCTGCTGGGCGACGTCAAGAAACTGACGGATCATTGGCCGGAATACCGGCTGCGGATAGGCAATTGGCGGGCTCTCTTCGATATAGAAGGAGACAAAATAGTTGTTTGTCGTATTCGCCATCGTAGGGAAGCCCACAGATAG